The proteins below come from a single Esox lucius isolate fEsoLuc1 chromosome 7, fEsoLuc1.pri, whole genome shotgun sequence genomic window:
- the trpv1 gene encoding transient receptor potential cation channel subfamily V member 1 isoform X2: MSKGTEFPTFSLETDDRTDDERAKSRQVKKPDRLATALGMGYSAKARAPMDTDYQEEFEEAAPTIKFNLSFDKKIRGLSENKEERDSKRFDIKRLFEAVSAGDVMKLDGLHQYLHQSMKKLTNTEYQSHGKNVLLKALLNLRNGRNNTVEYLLDISEKMGDIKEFVNAAYTDSYYRGQTALHIAIERRSIYFVKLLIQKGANVHAKACGKFFQLHNGPSFYFGELPLSLAACTNQPDTVDFLLENPYQRVDVSSKDSLGNTVLHALVVVADDTPENTEFITSMYNHILTTAARLHPTWRLEDMENNQGLTPIKLAAKTGKIGLFKHMMCNEFLERDTRHLSRKFTEWVYGPVHSSLYDLASLDSFEKNSVLEIIVYSSGMSNRHEMLQTEPLNRLLEEKWDRFAARMFLVNFLVYLFYLCVFTCVAYNRKKGTPPFAVEHTSEEYLQLAGQLFILAGSIYFFIGGILDLKRKRPSLDTLLIDGYSEILFFLQAVFFLASLVMYCCGWEEYLAFLVLCLALSWVNLLYFSRGHRHMGIYSVMIQKMVISDILRFLFVYVVFLFGFSAAVVTLLMEPEHLSNNTAPLKNGSVGSGRSLFRTNEQDPCRTPTYSNISHTTMELFKFTIGMGDLEFTENYQYTGVFYILLISYIVLTYILLLNMLIALMNRTVEKMSLDSTNIWKLQRAITILDLERSLPRFLRTRLRSGVHKNLGTRAGLEDWRWCFRVEEVNWNKWNTNMRIISEDPGSGDTASLSPTHGNIPIREKTWRGFLRTVSGRERAQPQRRQQVEVESREMTPLSATSHV; encoded by the exons ATGTCTAAAGGTACAGAGTTCCCAACCTTTTCTCTGGAGACCGATGACAGGACAGATGATGAGAGGGCGAAGAGCAGACAGGTGAAGAAGCCTGATCGACTGGCGACAGCCCTGGGCATGGGGTACTCAGCGAAGGCCAGAGCCCCCATGGACACCGACTACCAAGAGGAGTTTGAAGAGGCGGCACCCACGATCAAATTCAATCTCAGCTTTGACAA GAAAATACGAGGTTTGTCGGAAAACAAAGAAGAGAGGGATAGCAAGAGGTTTGACATCAAGAGGTTGTTTGAGGCTGTGTCCGCTGGTGATGTCATGAAACTGGATGGGCTGCATCAGTACCTGCATCAGTCAATGAAGAAGCTCACCAACACTGAGT ATCAATCACATGGTAAAAATGTCCTGCTGAAGGCTCTACTGAATTTGAGAAATGGCAGAAATAACACAGTTGAATATCTCCTTGACATCTCAGAGAAGATGGGTGACATCAAAGAATTTGTAAATGCTGCCTACACAGACAGCTATTACAGAG GTCAAACGGCACTTCATATTGCAATTGAGAGAAGGAGCATCTACTTTGTTAAGCTATTAATCCAGAAAGGAGCAAATGTCCATGCCAAAGCATGTGGAAAATTCTTCCAGCTCCATAATGGACCCAGCTTTTACTTTG GTGAGCTGCCTCTATCCCTGGCTGCGTGCACCAACCAGCCTGACACGGTGGACTTCCTGCTGGAGAACCCCTACCAGCGGGTAGATGTGAGTAGCAAGGACTCCCTAGGCAACACGGTGCTGCATGCCCTGGTGGTGGTTGCCGATGACACACCTGAGAACACTGAGTTCATCACGTCCATGTACAATCACATTCTCACCACGGCTGCCCGTCTCCATCCCACATGGAGGCTGGAGGACATGGAGAACAATCAGGGCCTGACACCCATAAAACTGGCTGCTAAGACTGGCAAAATCGGG CTGTTTAAGCACATGATGTGTAATGAGTTCCTCGAAAGGGACACCAGACACCTGTCCCGTAAGTTCACTGAGTGGGTGTATGGACCCGTCCACTCTTCCCTTTATGACCTGGCTTCACTGGACTCATTTGAGAAAAACTCTGTCCTGGAGATCATCGTCTACAGCAGTGGCATGTCT AATCGTCATGAGATGCTCCAGACTGAGCCTTTGAACAGGCTACTGGAGGAGAAGTGGGACAGATTTGCTGCACGGATGTTTTTAGTCAACTTCCTGGTGTATTTGTTCTACCTCTGCGTTTTCACTTGCGTCGCCTATAACAGAAAGAAGGGAACG CCACCTTTTGCTGTGGAGCATACCAGCGAGGAATATCTTCAGCTTGCCGGGCAACTGTTTATATTAGCTGGGTCCATCTATTTCTTCATAGGAGgg ATATTAGACTTGAAGAGAAAACGTCCCAGCTTAGACACTTTGCTGATTGATGGATACAGTGAAATCCTTTT TTTTTTACAGGCAGTTTTCTTCCTGGCCTCCTTGGTGATGTACTGCTGTGGTTGGGAAGAATACCTGGCATTCTTGGTGCTGTGTCTGGCTCTCAGCTGGGTCAACCTGCTATATTTCTCCAGGGGACACAGACACATGGGCATCTACAGTGTCATGATACAGAAG atGGTCATAAGCGATATATTGCGCTTTCTCTTTGTCTACGTTGTCTTCCTCTTTGGGTTTTCAGCAG CCGTGGTCACTTTACTGATGGAACCTGAACACCTGTCTAACAATACAGCACCGCTAAAGAATGGCAGTGTTGGAAGTGGTCGCTCCTTATTTCGTACCAATGAGCAGGATCCATGTAGAACACCGACCTACAGTAATATATCCCACACCACCATGGAGCTGTTTAAGTTCACCATCGGCATGGGAGACCTGGAGTTCACAGAAAA ttaccAGTACACGGGGGTGTTCTACATTCTTCTCATCTCCTACATTGTGCTCACCTACATCCTTCTGCTCAACATGCTCATTGCCCTCATGAATCGCACTGTGGAGAAGATGTCCCTGGACAGTACCAACATCTGGAAACTACAG CGGGCCATCACCATCCTGGACCTGGAGAGGAGCCTGCCTCGCTTCCTCCGGACGAGGCTTCGCTCTGGGGTGCACAAGAACCTTGGGACCAGAGCTGGGTTGGAGGACTGGCGATGGTGCTTCAG AGTGGAGGAAGTCAACTGGAACAAATGGAACACCAACATGCGCATAATCAGTGAGGATCCCGGGAGTGGAGATACAGCCAGTTTGTCCCCTACACACGGCAACATACCAATAAGAG AAAAGACCTGGAGGGGGTTCTTGAGGACTGTCAGTGGAAGAGAACGCGCACAACCTCAGCGTCGACAACAAGTAGAAGTAGAGAGTAGAGAGATGACCCCTTTGTCCGCTACCAGCCATGTCTGA
- the trpv1 gene encoding transient receptor potential cation channel subfamily V member 1 isoform X1, which produces MSKGTEFPTFSLETDDRTDDERAKSRQVKKPDRLATALGMGYSAKARAPMDTDYQEEFEEAAPTIKFNLSFDKKIRGLSENKEERDSKRFDIKRLFEAVSAGDVMKLDGLHQYLHQSMKKLTNTEYQSHGKNVLLKALLNLRNGRNNTVEYLLDISEKMGDIKEFVNAAYTDSYYRGQTALHIAIERRSIYFVKLLIQKGANVHAKACGKFFQLHNGPSFYFGELPLSLAACTNQPDTVDFLLENPYQRVDVSSKDSLGNTVLHALVVVADDTPENTEFITSMYNHILTTAARLHPTWRLEDMENNQGLTPIKLAAKTGKIGLFKHMMCNEFLERDTRHLSRKFTEWVYGPVHSSLYDLASLDSFEKNSVLEIIVYSSGMSNRHEMLQTEPLNRLLEEKWDRFAARMFLVNFLVYLFYLCVFTCVAYNRKKGTPPFAVEHTSEEYLQLAGQLFILAGSIYFFIGGILDLKRKRPSLDTLLIDGYSEILFFFLQAVFFLASLVMYCCGWEEYLAFLVLCLALSWVNLLYFSRGHRHMGIYSVMIQKMVISDILRFLFVYVVFLFGFSAAVVTLLMEPEHLSNNTAPLKNGSVGSGRSLFRTNEQDPCRTPTYSNISHTTMELFKFTIGMGDLEFTENYQYTGVFYILLISYIVLTYILLLNMLIALMNRTVEKMSLDSTNIWKLQRAITILDLERSLPRFLRTRLRSGVHKNLGTRAGLEDWRWCFRVEEVNWNKWNTNMRIISEDPGSGDTASLSPTHGNIPIREKTWRGFLRTVSGRERAQPQRRQQVEVESREMTPLSATSHV; this is translated from the exons ATGTCTAAAGGTACAGAGTTCCCAACCTTTTCTCTGGAGACCGATGACAGGACAGATGATGAGAGGGCGAAGAGCAGACAGGTGAAGAAGCCTGATCGACTGGCGACAGCCCTGGGCATGGGGTACTCAGCGAAGGCCAGAGCCCCCATGGACACCGACTACCAAGAGGAGTTTGAAGAGGCGGCACCCACGATCAAATTCAATCTCAGCTTTGACAA GAAAATACGAGGTTTGTCGGAAAACAAAGAAGAGAGGGATAGCAAGAGGTTTGACATCAAGAGGTTGTTTGAGGCTGTGTCCGCTGGTGATGTCATGAAACTGGATGGGCTGCATCAGTACCTGCATCAGTCAATGAAGAAGCTCACCAACACTGAGT ATCAATCACATGGTAAAAATGTCCTGCTGAAGGCTCTACTGAATTTGAGAAATGGCAGAAATAACACAGTTGAATATCTCCTTGACATCTCAGAGAAGATGGGTGACATCAAAGAATTTGTAAATGCTGCCTACACAGACAGCTATTACAGAG GTCAAACGGCACTTCATATTGCAATTGAGAGAAGGAGCATCTACTTTGTTAAGCTATTAATCCAGAAAGGAGCAAATGTCCATGCCAAAGCATGTGGAAAATTCTTCCAGCTCCATAATGGACCCAGCTTTTACTTTG GTGAGCTGCCTCTATCCCTGGCTGCGTGCACCAACCAGCCTGACACGGTGGACTTCCTGCTGGAGAACCCCTACCAGCGGGTAGATGTGAGTAGCAAGGACTCCCTAGGCAACACGGTGCTGCATGCCCTGGTGGTGGTTGCCGATGACACACCTGAGAACACTGAGTTCATCACGTCCATGTACAATCACATTCTCACCACGGCTGCCCGTCTCCATCCCACATGGAGGCTGGAGGACATGGAGAACAATCAGGGCCTGACACCCATAAAACTGGCTGCTAAGACTGGCAAAATCGGG CTGTTTAAGCACATGATGTGTAATGAGTTCCTCGAAAGGGACACCAGACACCTGTCCCGTAAGTTCACTGAGTGGGTGTATGGACCCGTCCACTCTTCCCTTTATGACCTGGCTTCACTGGACTCATTTGAGAAAAACTCTGTCCTGGAGATCATCGTCTACAGCAGTGGCATGTCT AATCGTCATGAGATGCTCCAGACTGAGCCTTTGAACAGGCTACTGGAGGAGAAGTGGGACAGATTTGCTGCACGGATGTTTTTAGTCAACTTCCTGGTGTATTTGTTCTACCTCTGCGTTTTCACTTGCGTCGCCTATAACAGAAAGAAGGGAACG CCACCTTTTGCTGTGGAGCATACCAGCGAGGAATATCTTCAGCTTGCCGGGCAACTGTTTATATTAGCTGGGTCCATCTATTTCTTCATAGGAGgg ATATTAGACTTGAAGAGAAAACGTCCCAGCTTAGACACTTTGCTGATTGATGGATACAGTGAAATCCTTTT ttt TTTTTTACAGGCAGTTTTCTTCCTGGCCTCCTTGGTGATGTACTGCTGTGGTTGGGAAGAATACCTGGCATTCTTGGTGCTGTGTCTGGCTCTCAGCTGGGTCAACCTGCTATATTTCTCCAGGGGACACAGACACATGGGCATCTACAGTGTCATGATACAGAAG atGGTCATAAGCGATATATTGCGCTTTCTCTTTGTCTACGTTGTCTTCCTCTTTGGGTTTTCAGCAG CCGTGGTCACTTTACTGATGGAACCTGAACACCTGTCTAACAATACAGCACCGCTAAAGAATGGCAGTGTTGGAAGTGGTCGCTCCTTATTTCGTACCAATGAGCAGGATCCATGTAGAACACCGACCTACAGTAATATATCCCACACCACCATGGAGCTGTTTAAGTTCACCATCGGCATGGGAGACCTGGAGTTCACAGAAAA ttaccAGTACACGGGGGTGTTCTACATTCTTCTCATCTCCTACATTGTGCTCACCTACATCCTTCTGCTCAACATGCTCATTGCCCTCATGAATCGCACTGTGGAGAAGATGTCCCTGGACAGTACCAACATCTGGAAACTACAG CGGGCCATCACCATCCTGGACCTGGAGAGGAGCCTGCCTCGCTTCCTCCGGACGAGGCTTCGCTCTGGGGTGCACAAGAACCTTGGGACCAGAGCTGGGTTGGAGGACTGGCGATGGTGCTTCAG AGTGGAGGAAGTCAACTGGAACAAATGGAACACCAACATGCGCATAATCAGTGAGGATCCCGGGAGTGGAGATACAGCCAGTTTGTCCCCTACACACGGCAACATACCAATAAGAG AAAAGACCTGGAGGGGGTTCTTGAGGACTGTCAGTGGAAGAGAACGCGCACAACCTCAGCGTCGACAACAAGTAGAAGTAGAGAGTAGAGAGATGACCCCTTTGTCCGCTACCAGCCATGTCTGA
- the fam222ba gene encoding protein FAM222B — MLACLPRPGDLSLQLLSHTQMNTGLQKWDTTQKMRSAQYPTPAELDAYAKKVANNPLTIKIFPNSVKVPQRNHVRRTVNGLDTSGQRYSPYPPTQASTKAGLLAIIKVPIIKGIIKDFGGSRARLHPSEVIMNPPGPGGPYAATSASTLNLHHPPPQRQSQGMPQQSLPPHPGGQAHPQTLQQAPPRQQVLRHPPPMPQPQLRPEQGLPRQQTLSRPPPPSGPALLLQQQQHLLQQGQVPPSLQGGRKLPDTDAPPNVTVSTSTIPLSMSASLNQSRQADLSSIVHQINQFCQARAQGAEATSMCEGQIANPSPISRNLLINASSRLSMHSHPQPHPNVCPPGLPAHPSCIMCPANNAAAPVHPQNNMAAMNRIPVYHTDIKQQQQQQQQQQQQQHHHQQQQHHQQQQQMRWNQHQLAHLQQMQQDSGVHPCKHPSHMGYPPELRVGQPYTLKPPVEKPTPSPPINSSHNGMAGGQLAHYTNGGHYFQPHAVWNSSILPTPNSDSSGSQDLAMPFHAGPPGTTALDCSGAPGGGHYRSGAASSSGQTSLMQTADYLGGDFQTPCFRDQNLGLMGKMHRPPMNRVGPEVGPGDGRTTHIQHPGYR; from the coding sequence GGGACACTACACAGAAGATGAGGTCCGCTCAGTATCCAACCCCTGCGGAATTGGATGCTTATGCTAAGAAGGTTGCCAACAATCCCCTAACCATTAAGATCTTCCCCAACAGCGTGAAAGTCCCCCAGAGGAACCACGTGCGCCGGACAGTCAACGGGCTGGATACCTCGGGCCAACGCTACAGCCCCTACCCCCCAACTCAGGCCAGCACCAAAGCCGGCCTTCTTGCCATCATCAAGGTGCCCATCATCAAGGGCATCATTAAAGACTTTGGTGGCAGTAGAGCACGCCTGCACCCCTCCGAGGTCATTATGAACCCCCCTGGCCCTGGGGGACCGTATGCAGCAACCTCGGCCAGCACTTTAAACCTCCACCACCCTCCTCCCCAAAGGCAGAGCCAGGGCATGCCCCAGCAGAGCCTGCCCCCTCACCCTGGGGGCCAGGCTCACCCTCAGACTCTACAGCAGGCTCCCCCCAGGCAGCAGGTTCTCAGACACCCGCCCCCCATGCCCCAGCCGCAGCTCCGCCCCGAGCAGGGTCTCCCCAGGCAACAGACTCTGTCCCGCCCCCCGCCTCCCTCCGGTCCCGCCCTCCTGCTCCAACAGCAGCAGCACCTTCTTCAGCAGGGGCAGGTCCCACCCAGCCTGCAGGGCGGCCGGAAGCTGCCTGACACGGACGCGCCGCCTAACGTGACCGTCTCTACCTCAACCATTCCGCTATCCATGTCCGCCAGCCTGAACCAGAGCCGCCAGGCAGACCTGAGCAGCATAGTGCACCAGATTAACCAGTTTTGCCAAGCCCGGGCCCAGGGAGCCGAAGCCACCTCCATGTGTGAGGGCCAGATCGCCAATCCCAGCCCAATCAGCCGCAACCTCCTCATCAACGCCAGCTCCAGGTTGTCCATGCACAGCCACCCGCAGCCGCACCCCAATGTCTGTCCTCCCGGCCTGCCTGCACACCCAAGCTGCATCATGTGCCCCGCAAACAATGCTGCTGCCCCTGTTCACCCCCAAAACAACATGGCTGCCATGAACAGGATTCCTGTTTACCACACTGATAtcaaacagcagcagcagcagcaacaacaacaacaacaacagcagcatcatcatcaacaacaacaacatcatcaacagcagcagcagatgcGCTGGAATCAGCACCAGTTGGCTCACCTGCAGCAGATGCAGCAGGACAGCGGGGTCCACCCCTGTAAGCACCCCTCCCACATGGGCTACCCCCCAGAGCTGCGTGTGGGCCAGCCCTACACCCTGAAGCCTCCTGTAGAGAAgcccaccccctccccacctATTAACAGCAGCCACAACGGCATGGCCGGAGGTCAGCTGGCCCACTACACCAATGGAGGCCACTACTTCCAGCCCCACGCGGTGTGGAACAGCAGCATCCTGCCTACGCCCAACAGCGACAGTTCAGGGTCTCAGGACCTGGCCATGCCCTTCCACGCGGGGCCCCCGGGCACCACTGCTCTAGACTGCAGTGGGGCCCCTGGGGGTGGCCATTACAGGTCCGGTGCGGCCTCGTCCTCTGGCCAGACTAGTCTGATGCAAACAGCAGATTACTTGGGCGGGGACTTCCAGACGCCCTGCTTCCGAGATCAAAATCTGGGGCTGATGGGCAAGATGCACCGGCCTCCCATGAACAGGGTGGGACCCGAGGTGGGCCCTGGGGACGGCAGGACCACTCACATCCAGCACCCAGGGTACAGATAA